The following coding sequences lie in one Polluticoccus soli genomic window:
- a CDS encoding COX15/CtaA family protein, which translates to MQQNSRHKAVAYWLLAGVFMIVVQVLLGGITRLTGSGLSITEWKPIMGAIPPMSEQEWSIAFAKYKQIAQFKYINSHFELDDFKFIFFWEWFHRLWARLLGVVFAVGFIYFLVRKYFDREMILPLVILFILGAAQGLIGWIMVASGLNDTNLYVNHIKLAMHFIAALVLLCYTLWFALKLLIPDSRKAADQGLYNFTLILIILLSFQLVYGAFMAGLKAAMSAVTWPTINGMWLPDTLGTHSWINNPINVHFVHRTLAYILVVATIAWFIRAGRIVKMQPSTLLVQARWCPFMLIIVQLLLGIFTVLSAPKITFGKFGQFETLAEMHQLVAMFFLMALMVGLYIVKPARR; encoded by the coding sequence GTGCAGCAAAACTCCCGACATAAAGCAGTGGCCTATTGGTTATTAGCTGGCGTGTTCATGATCGTAGTACAAGTGTTGTTAGGGGGTATAACCCGGTTAACCGGTTCAGGATTATCAATAACAGAATGGAAACCAATAATGGGCGCTATCCCGCCCATGTCAGAACAGGAGTGGAGTATTGCCTTCGCCAAGTACAAACAAATAGCCCAATTCAAGTATATAAATAGCCACTTTGAGCTGGACGATTTTAAGTTCATTTTCTTCTGGGAATGGTTTCACCGACTGTGGGCAAGGCTGCTTGGAGTAGTGTTTGCTGTGGGTTTCATCTATTTCCTCGTGAGGAAATATTTTGATCGGGAAATGATTTTACCACTTGTTATTCTATTCATTCTCGGCGCTGCACAGGGCCTGATCGGCTGGATCATGGTGGCTAGCGGACTGAATGATACTAACCTGTATGTTAACCACATCAAGCTGGCTATGCACTTCATTGCTGCCTTAGTTTTATTGTGTTATACATTATGGTTTGCGTTGAAGCTTCTTATTCCCGATAGTCGAAAAGCAGCTGATCAAGGGTTGTATAATTTCACCCTTATCCTCATAATCCTATTAAGTTTCCAGCTGGTTTACGGTGCATTTATGGCGGGCCTGAAAGCGGCGATGTCTGCCGTAACCTGGCCAACCATCAACGGTATGTGGTTGCCTGATACACTTGGCACCCACAGCTGGATCAATAATCCTATTAATGTGCATTTTGTTCACCGTACGCTGGCTTATATTCTTGTCGTTGCAACTATTGCCTGGTTTATTCGCGCTGGCAGGATCGTTAAAATGCAACCTTCAACACTGCTAGTCCAAGCACGCTGGTGCCCATTTATGCTCATTATAGTGCAGCTACTGTTGGGCATTTTTACAGTTTTGAGCGCGCCAAAAATCACGTTTGGAAAGTTTGGCCAGTTCGAAACGTTGGCAGAGATGCATCAACTGGTTGCTATGTTCTTCCTGATGGCACTTATGGTTGGTCTGTATATTGTCAAACCGGCGCGTCGCTAA
- a CDS encoding HU family DNA-binding protein, whose product MRKADVVSSIAEKTGIPKVDILVALEAFFKEVKSSLVEGEPVYVRGFGSFILKKRAAKIGRNIKKNVAVEIPEHFIPAFKPAKEFVQAVKESKHELVEHKESDLMIEQ is encoded by the coding sequence ATGAGAAAAGCCGATGTGGTAAGCAGTATTGCCGAGAAAACAGGCATTCCTAAAGTTGACATCCTCGTTGCTCTGGAAGCCTTCTTTAAAGAAGTGAAATCTTCATTAGTTGAGGGAGAGCCAGTGTACGTTCGTGGTTTCGGTAGCTTTATTCTGAAGAAACGCGCCGCTAAGATCGGTCGCAACATCAAGAAGAATGTAGCTGTTGAAATACCTGAGCATTTTATTCCTGCATTCAAGCCAGCAAAAGAATTCGTTCAGGCTGTGAAGGAATCTAAGCACGAGCTGGTTGAGCAT